A single genomic interval of bacterium harbors:
- a CDS encoding uroporphyrinogen decarboxylase family protein: MKDILSKRERVERTLNFLPVDRVAIHEQVSHNPVVISLYTGKKIESFNYTIEDICVVIGKTLDVCFPPVAPRGIKKTVTEDGFTMQYDNWTSWCIKRPFHDTKGLKEYYLKNIEKMKNSGFDQEEEREKYEKKFLELQKMIGDDTVIIDYSYVGLEPCWTKAGIDLFTYLYYDEPEIISEWLTVFVENEIKRVHAIADKNLSPVILAVSDLASKIGPIFSPEFLRKEHFPHLKRLVETWHSHGFKVIYHSDGNYKILIDDFLRCEVDGFYCLEPACGMDIIELKKKYPKVVWAGGLDGVDLMERGTPENVRREVRRQIEETDALNTGGLFLGTSSEINPPIKVENYQAMIEEARSISRDF, translated from the coding sequence ATGAAAGATATTCTTAGTAAACGAGAAAGAGTGGAAAGAACCCTGAATTTTCTGCCAGTGGATAGGGTGGCTATCCATGAGCAGGTAAGTCACAATCCAGTAGTCATTTCCTTATATACCGGCAAAAAAATAGAAAGTTTTAACTATACCATTGAGGATATATGCGTGGTAATCGGAAAAACATTGGATGTCTGTTTTCCTCCTGTTGCTCCCCGGGGAATAAAGAAGACCGTGACCGAAGATGGTTTTACTATGCAGTATGATAACTGGACTAGTTGGTGTATTAAACGTCCTTTCCACGATACCAAAGGTCTTAAGGAATATTACCTTAAAAATATTGAGAAGATGAAAAATTCTGGGTTTGATCAGGAAGAAGAACGAGAAAAATATGAAAAGAAATTTCTTGAATTACAGAAAATGATTGGAGATGACACCGTAATAATAGATTATTCCTACGTAGGGTTAGAACCCTGCTGGACAAAAGCGGGAATAGATCTATTTACTTACCTCTACTACGATGAACCAGAAATTATTAGCGAATGGCTTACCGTTTTTGTGGAAAATGAGATTAAAAGGGTTCATGCTATCGCCGATAAAAATCTTTCTCCTGTTATCTTAGCAGTTAGTGACCTGGCTAGCAAAATAGGACCAATATTTTCTCCTGAATTTCTGAGAAAGGAACATTTCCCTCATCTAAAGAGATTAGTAGAAACCTGGCACAGCCACGGATTTAAAGTAATTTATCATAGTGACGGCAACTACAAAATTCTTATTGATGATTTTTTAAGATGCGAAGTGGATGGATTTTACTGTCTTGAGCCTGCCTGTGGAATGGATATTATTGAATTGAAGAAAAAATATCCGAAAGTAGTATGGGCAGGGGGATTAGATGGCGTTGATTTGATGGAAAGGGGTACGCCTGAAAATGTAAGGAGGGAAGTAAGAAGACAGATTGAAGAGACAGATGCCTTAAATACCGGAGGTCTTTTTTTAGGCACGTCCAGTGAGATTAACCCGCCTATAAAGGTAGAAAATTATCAGGCGATGATAGAGGAAGCGAGGTCAATATCTAGAGATTTTTAA